GACACCGATATTGGGAGTCATTGGGGCTATATATTTCACAAGATTGGCGGTCAGGCGGAAGAACCTGCTGGTGAGCAGCGCATTGACTGCGGCGCTTATGATCGTGCTTGGTTACTCGACCTATGCTCTGGTTGTCGTGCGTGCGAACGCGTTCCCTCCCATAAATGAAAACAGTCCGGTAAACATGGCGAGGTTGTCGAGTTACATTGGACGGGACCAGTACGGCAAGCAGCCTTCTGTCTGGCCAAGAAGATGGAGCAGCGAACCGCAATATCAAAAAAGCTATGAAAAATATTCCTCGGACTTGGACTATTTCTGGAATTACCAGCTCGGTCACATGTTCTTTAGATATATCGGTTTCAATTTCATCGGAAGACAAGGGGACGCTCAGGATTCTTCCGTTGAACTCTTGGGCAATCACGGGCGATCGAAATCTGAAAATTATGGCTATCCAGCAAGCTACTACGGCATTCCTTTTCTCTTAGGATTGTTCGGGTTGTGGTACATTTTCGAGCAAGATTGGAAATTTGGTTTGGTTTTTCTGACGATGTTTGTAATGATGGGGTTCGCTCTTGCGGTTTACTTCAACATGGCGGAGCCGCAGCCCAGGGAACGAGATTACTTTTTCGTAGGGGCTTTCTTTGTTTACGCGTTATGGATCGGAATCGGAGCGAGCGGACTTCTAAAATCTTCAATCCAAAAATTCGGGTGGGTTACTCGGAAGACGGGGGTGACCGTGCTGCTGACGGGGTTGGTCTTAACAGCTGGCCCGCTAAACATGTTTCGTGAGAACCTCTTTAGTCATGACCGGCATAGGAATTTCTCCGCGCTCGATGTATCGTATGACATCTTGCAGTCGTGTCCGCCCAACACGATCCTTTTCACCGGAGGAGACAACGACACATTTCCTCTGTGGTATCTGCAGGAAGCGCTCGGTGTCCGGACAGATGTGAGAGTAGTCTGTCTCAGCCTGTCGAATACCGGCTGGTACCTTCTCCAACTCAAGCACGAAACGCCGCACGGTTCGCCGCAGGTCCCGATCGGGCTCTCGGACCCGCAAATTGAGGAGATCGCCAATGCAGGCGCAATCCAGTGGGAGTCGAAGAAGATCAGAATGGCAGTCCCGGCCGATGTTTACCGAAAGTTCGGAATTGAAGACTCGAGCGCATCATACAAGAGCTACATAGAATACACACTCCAACCCACGCTGCAGTTCGGCGATATCCATGCGTTGAGGGTCCAGGACATCATGGTCAACAACATTGTTTCCACAAACAAGTGGAATCGACCTGTGTGCTTTACGACCCTCACTCCACCGTCTGATTTCATCGGGCTACAGGGATACTTCAGGAGAATCGGACTTGTTTACGAGGTGACTCCTGTCCCGGATAATGGTTCATATTTCGACGCGATGGATGTGTCTCTTATGAAAAAATGTCTTTTCTCCGACAATGCCAAAATTGTGGATGGACAGAAATACGGATTCATTTATGAGGGGTTGAACATATCAGGAGTGTATTATGACAGCAATGCTAGGAACACAATTTCTGCGATAAGAGACTCTTTCCTGACACTCGCCATTTATTATCAGGCGCATGGAGATCTCACCAATTCGCTGTCGGTACTTAACGAGATGGAGAAGAGAATTCCACTCGCCGCGATCCCGATGGACTACAGGTTGACAGAATACATTTCAAGATTGTATTTTGCGCTCGGCGACAAATCTCATTTTCGCGAGTATGCGGACTCAGCAGAGCGAGGTGCGCTCGCCGCGATCGATTACAGCCAGAGCGGAAATGAGGATGCGTACGGAGTGCTTCTGAATATTTATACGATGGAAGTCGACTATTCGAAATCTTTGGCACTCCTGAAAAAACTTCAGTCGATGTATCCCGGTGATCCAGGGATCGCTTCGCGCATAAGCGTGCTGGAAAGCCAGGTGAGTAAGTCGAAGGATTCGGTCGGCAATAGATAGACATTCGTTTTCCAAAATGCCGGTTCAGTTAGAAGCTTGATTGAGTGAGAACAATGACGTCATGAATTGTGAAAAGGGAGAGCGGGAATCTCCCAAAGGTCCGACCGCAGGTCACTTCGTGAAGTACTCCTTTGGAGGATTCCTTCGAAAGAACCCGCACGAGGAATCTCGTCACGACAAATTGAGACTTCATCGGGATGCGTCTACCGGAGATTGACGTGATATTGACTCGCTGCTTTCAACACCTGTTCTGCAGCCATCGGGTGTTTCGGGTTAGTCCTGTTTAAAACATCTGGAGCTATGGGAATTTCTCTAGCACTGAAGTGGATATTCACCCCGGTTTGAATTTTGTGCCGAGAGCGGGAATCGAACCCGCACGAGGGGTTAAGCCTCGCTGGATTTTGAGTCCAGTGCGTCTACCAGTTCCGCCATCTCGGCTTATGTGAAAATATAACATTTTGAAGGATTTCAACAAAAATTCAGGCGTTACTGTCGACTTTTCCCGAGCCGAGTAACCAAAATGTGACCGGCGCTTTGAGATTTTCGAACAGCTTGACTGCGCCTTTCATGGCACCAAGCCGAACCTTCGCGTAGATCAAAGTGGTTTTGATATCCGAGTGTCCTCAGATCTTGCTCAAGGTTAGTGACCAGCCCCCGATTATGAAATGCATCTCGATTCCCAGAGGCGTTTCGTTGGTCGCTGGCGGTATAGTAGAGCCTGATGCAAAGCATTTCAAACTGACTGCCCATGAGGGATCTTCCATCTTCGGGATCGGTTGCAACCCTTTCCTCAACGGCGAGTTCAAGACAGTTGCATTCGAGCTTGAAATGTCTTTCCACGACGACCAGAGTCTCAGCTACTACCAGGTTACCATGATGGAAATAAAGGGGCAAGAGGCGCTGTTCGAGCATATTGACCGGAACAGGTTGAAACGAGTCTAGTCCGGCGGGCTGCTCATACCATTTTCCAGATTTAATCGTCGGCAATGGGATGGCCGCTTGAACATCCATTTCTGCTGCAGGCAGATTGCCACCTTTCATTGCGGCGACTTACTTTCCGCATCATCGCGGGTTCAGATGTCTTTCGAGGTTGTTTACCCGCGCACTCAGAATATTGTTCGATCCATATTCGCTCGTGTCTTTTACCTTGCGCAGAGACCTTCTTGCACCCGAAAGGTCACCAAGGCGGTAATTCCCCAGGGCAGTCAAGTACCATGACATCGGCTCAATCCGTTCATCGTCACCGCGGTCGATGGAGTCCGCCATGGTTGCGAACCGTGTTCCTTCAGAGAACTCTCCCATGTGAATCGCTGACTCCGATAAGAGGAGAAATGCTTCCGCACGCGCATCCATATCCTGGATCTGGTCAACAACTGGCATCAACGTAGAATAAACATTTTCATACTCACCGGCGTCGATATTGTTTTTCATTTCTATTGTCATGAGCTCGTCGCTGGAGATTCCCCTCTTGAGGAAGAGTTTGCTCCGGGACTTTGCCTGCGCGTCGTCGTAAATGCGATCGTTCCCGTGCATCGCATCCGACAGACTCTTCTTCATCAGGGAATCGTTGCCAATCGCCCTGTAGCTGACCGCGAGCCGGTAATTAGCTATCCCCGAGTAATCGGGCTCCTTAGTGTTTTCCAGGAACATCTTGTTGTATTTGACGGCATTCCGGAAATCATTCAGCTTGAAATGAATATCTCCTTTAAGAAAGACCGACAGGTTGTTCAGCACGGCAAAATCAGGGTCGTTCAGATTAAGAATGGTATCCAGGTGCTTCTCGGCTTCGTGAAGACGTCCTTCTCTTATAAGTATGACGGCGAGATGGTAATTGAACAACGGGTTTCTGGGGAACCTGGTTACAAGCTCACGCATCAGGATCTCCGCGCTGTCGTACTCCGCAACGTAGTCGGAATAAATCTGCGCGAGCGAGAGAGCCGACTTTACCTTATCCAGGGTTCCTTTCTCGTGCGCCAGCCTCAACTCAGAAAACCCTTTGGCCTTGTTTGCCTCCATACCGAAGAGGGTGATCGCCCATTTCACACTTCCGGGCAAAAAGTCGAGGAAGTAATGAATCTCACCGGCGCCCCGGTACGCATCATAAAAGTCCGGGGCCAGTTTAAGAGTCCTTTCGAAACTGCCGGATGCTGACTTAGTTGCCCAAAAGGCGTCGAGATAAGAATGCGCGGCGACTCCGGCGATCGCGCGGAGCTGGTAAGTCTCGCCCAGGAGATACGTCGCCCTGTAGTCTCCTGGGTTGGAATCGATGATCTTCTCTGACTTCGTGACAGTACTGTCGTACCATCTTGTAAATGTCTCGTATTCACCACGGTTGTTCGTCCAAAGAAAGAGCCACAGATGGACTTGCGCGATATTAAAATAGCTTTCGGCTCTTCCGGGAGAAATACGGGCGGCTTCAGTAAAGAGGCTTTCGGCCTCCTCGAACCGCACGTTGTACGCCAGGTCCCGGCCTTTGCCGACGAGTATATCGTAGCTATCCTGCCCCTTGGCATTTAGAACTAGTCCAAGCATAAGGATGGCCGAACAAAAAAAGGGACGAATGCCCCCATACCGTATCTGCAATTGAAACTCACGCTTCGTGTTTGGAGCAACAAACAGTAACAATACGACAATATAACACTATCATGACTTATGACGGTGACATAAGAGTTTGCGCGGTTAACACGATATCCATATATTATTCGGAAAATCACGTGGCGATCACTAAATGAGGGGAGTACATGATCAATTGTCTGCTGGTCGCGAGTTCGAAGATCACCGGGTACGGCGCATTTCTGATGACACAGCCCAACGGCGGGCTATCATCCCTTGCGGCGAATGTGAATCGCGAAATCTGTAAGGTAAAGATCCTGGACCTGGTGGCTGTTCGGTTCAATGCGAAATCCTATTTCACGAAATACATCACGAAGAATCACTTCGACGTAATCGGTTTCAGTGCCATGGTGTTCCAGTATGCCGAGATGCTGGAGCTTGCGAAAATCGCGAAGAAGATCAACCCGAATGTGAAGACGGTTCTTGGCGGTTACCATGCAACGGTAGCATACGAAGAGGTTCTTCAAAGCAACGATACGGACTACCTGGACTTTATCGTAAGTGGAGAAGGTGAGGTCGCTTTCCGCAAACTCACAGAGGCGTTGTACCACGGCACCAGCTGCGATAAGATACCGGGCGTTTCGTTCAAAAAGGACGGAAGGATTGTTCAGAATCCTCCCGACGAATTGCTTAACCTGGACGACATTGAGTTGCCAAACAGAGACTGTAGGGTAATCAAGAACAAGAACTTCAGGCTCTTTGGGTACCAGACCGATGTGGTCGAGACTTCGAGGGGCTGCACCTTCACATGTAGCTACTGTACGATAACGAAAATGTACGGCCGCAGCTTCCGACAATTCAGCAACGAGAGAGTGTTGCGGGATATCCAGGCAGCGAAAGATCATGGTGCAAAGGCAATATTTTTCACCGACGACAATATCGTCCTGAACAAAACCCATTTTGAGGAGCTTTGCAACGGAATAATCGACCGCGGGCTGAACGATATCAAGTATTTGACTCAGGCAAGTGTCCAGGGATTTAGCCGCAATCCTTATCTGACGAAGCTGATGAGGAAGGCCGGATTTGAATGGGTGTTCCTGGGAATCGAGAGCGACTCCGACGATTCGCTGAAATTCTTCAAGAAGGACAATCAATTTGAAACCAGTGAAACCGAAACCGTAGTCAGGGCGCTTCAGGAGAATGATATTTTTGTCTTCGGCGGATTCATAGTCGGCAATCCCTCCGACGATAAAGAGAGTCTTTGGAGAACGTATGAATACACAAAGAAACTCAGGCTGGATGCGACGTTGTTCTTCACGCTGACTCCGTACCCCGGTACTGAACTTCGGAAGCAACTTCTCGAAGGGAATTACATAACTAATCTCGACGATTATTCTTATTACGATTGCATCAACACGAATATCAGGACGGATCATCTTGACTCGTATGCACTGTACAGGGTCATAGATTCGATGAACCATATGACCTTCACCGACGGCGGCGTCTACAGGAGGATCTGGAAGAGGTATCCGCTGTTCTTCGTGAAGACGCTGTTGATGATGATCTATCATTATCCCGATTGGGTGTTCCATCATTTCACCCGGGGGCGCTTCCTCGAAGGGAAACGCCGTAAGGAATTTGCACTGCGAATGCAATCGGCCGGTTTGGCCGGGAACGTTTCCGCTCAAGGAAAAGGGTAGTTATGTAGTGTCGTGCCGGAGAACTGATCAACCAGGCTTCAATCCAGATAGACTGATCAAAAAAAGGAGTGCGGTGTGAGAAACCTTGGAAGGGGTATACTGCGGCATATTGTGGTCCTTTCCATCTTGCTTCCGGTTGTTTCAATGGCACAAACGGAGCTGGTTCCTGTCGATCATAAAGTGTATCCTTTTCTGGAAACGATGAGCATGAAAGGGTTAATCGATTATAACAGCGCCAGTATTCCGATAAGCAGGGGGGAAGTCGCATCGTATTTAAAAGATATTGCGAAGGCCAAAGAGAAATTATCACCTACCGAGCGGAAGATACTCGCAGACGTAATGGTGGAGTTTAGGTACGATATCGATAAGAGCATGGATGAATCGTATTCCTTTCTTCATGAGTTCAAACTCGATAGCGTCCTGCAGATCTTCAGCAACGATAAGCAGAAATATCTGGCTTCATACGCGGACTCGAACTTTTCATTGTTCCTGGACGGTATCGGAGCGGTCTCATACAGAAATTTCGACGCGAAAAGTTTTCAAAAAGCGCAGCTCTCGCTCTTCGAGATCGGCCCGAGGCTGAGAGGCACACTCTACGATAACCTTGCGTTTTATGTCCAGGTCACTGAAGGTCAATCGTTTAGCGGTAGTAAATACGCACGCCAGGTTGCAACCGGCTACGATCCGTCGTTGGCGGCTTCAACTAAGTTCGTCGACGATAAATTTATCACAGCCTTCAATGCCGGGTACATGCGTTATGAAACTGCAAATCATGCTGTCTCCCTGACTATCGGAAGAGACAATTTCGAAATGGGAAACGGCTATATCGATAAACTTTTTATCTCAGACAATATTCCTCCGTTTGATTTTGGCAAACTGGATATCGATTACAAGTTCTTCCGTTACTCGTTTTTCTACGGTAACCTCCAGGGGGATTCGCTGGGAGCCCCACTCACATCGAAAAGCATATTGGGCCATCGCCTGGATATTGAACTGTCGCGCAGTTTCCGCTTTGGTCTTTTCGAAAGCCTTATCCTTAGTAACGTACCCTTCTCATTCACATATCTCAATCCAGCAAGTGTAATCGAGTCGGAGAATCTGGGCACTCATGAGGATCCCCTCAGTAACGCACTGATCGGTTTCGATTGCGAGTTCAGGCCTCACACGAATATCGGGATACAGCTTTCGTTCCTTATAGATGACCTGAATACAAGCACACTGGGCAAGAAGACTCCGGCCGGGAATGACAACAAGTTCGGTTATCAGGCCGGATTCATGTACGTCGAGCCCTTCGGACTCAATGACCTCTCGGCCTCTGTGGAATACACCCGAATCGATCCGTTCGTCTACTCGCACCGGACTAATATGAGCAATTATACCAACTGGGGAATCAGCATCGGAGCTGCCCTCCCGCCGAACTCCGATGAGGTGGCCTTCAAGCTGGGTTACTATCTGACGAATCGAATTACTCTCAACTTCTTGTACAAGCATCAGCGTTCTGGGGAAGGCTTCCTGGACGTCAATGGAAACCCGACATTCAGTGATAGGGGGATCATCACCAGGAATTTTGGCGGTGACGTCAACCGGGGAGATCTTGACTTCAAATACACCAACGTGTTCCTGATGGGTTTCAGGGTCAACAGGGACATTTTCGACATTTCAACGCGCATCGAGCCTGTGAGACAGTACTTCCTGGATATCAGTTACTCTCTTCAGTCGATCGACCAACTCTATTTATCGAAAGCATCTATAGACCAATTCCTCTATGTGACAGCTTCTACGGATTTCTGATCATGAAATATTCCATAATAATACCCACGTTGAACGAAGAAAAACTCCTGCCCGGGCTTCTTGAGTCGCTTGGCAATCCGTCTCTCAAATCGAAATTCGACTATGAAATCATTGTATCAGATGGTGGAAGCTCGGACGGCACGCTTGAGATCGCCAAACAATATTGCGACAAGGTGCTCTGCTATCAGCTAAGTGAAACAAGGACCATCTCAGCCTGCCGGTCGAAGGGTGCCGGGTCGGCCAGCGGGGATAACCTCCTCTTTATCAACGCGGATGTCAGAATCGATTTGGACAAGCTGTTGTCGATGGCGCAGACGAAATTCGCTTCGAATGGTTACGTGGCAATGACATGTCCTATCAGGTGCCTGCCGGAACAGGAGAATATGAATGATAGAATCTTCAGCCTGGTTTTAAATGTCTTTTACTTTCTTTCAAATCTTCTGGGGCGCGGGATAGCAAGGGGCGAGTGCCAATTAATCAGAAGAAAAGTATACGAGAGCGTGGGAGGCTATAAAGAAGAGCTCGTCACGGGCGAAGACTTTGAACTGTTTACTAGGCTAAGAAAACATGGGAGGGTCTTGTTCTTGCGGGGAGTGACCGTATATGAGTCTCCTCGAAGGTATCGCAGATGGGGCTATTGGAGAACGGTCGCGTCGTGGATCCTGAGCGCAGGACCCTGGACTAAGTTGAAGCGATTCTATAAAGAGTGGGAAGCAATAAGGTGAGCGTGAACGGATTCGTGTTCCAAGCTTATCTTTCTCTCTGGCAAAGAGTACCTATAAACATCCAAAACAAGATTGTTGAATGGCTTAAGTACAGATTCAACCCGAATGATCTGAGACCTAAACTCCCGACAGTCGCGACTGTCGATCCGATAAACATCTGCAACCTTGAGTGCCCTCTTTGCGCATCGAAGAATCAGGACTACCAGAAAGGAAAGATGTCTATCGATACGTTCAACATGGTCCTGGAAAAGATTCCCTCGCTTAAGGTCTTAGTGCTGTTTAATTGGGGTGAACCTCTTCTGTACCATGAAACATTGCACATGATAAAGGAATCCGTTTCAAGAAATATTTATACCGCTGTGCATACAAACTTTAGTTTTAAACAAAAACCCGAGTTTTTTGAGCAATTAATTAGTTCCGGTTTGCATCTGCTGGTGATTTCAGCGGACGGAGCCTCTCAGGAAACTTACGAGAAATATAGAGTTAAAGGACGTCTCGATTGGGTTATCGAGAATATTAAAATGACAGTCGAAGCCAAAAAAAGGTTGAAGAAAAGGGATCCGAAAATCGTCTGGAAATTCATCGTAAATAAATTCAATGAGCATGAAATCGACTTCGCAAAAAAGTTGGCTAAAGAACTGCGTATCGAAATTACTTTCGATAAAATGGGATTGGCTGACGACATCCCCGACATGACATTTGCAGGCACGGTTGAAGAAAGGAAGAAGAAATGGCTGCCTGACAATCCTGGATTTGTTCTGGATTACTACAAAAATGGTAATAAGCCTCCAATAAACGACAAGCCATGCAACCAGCTTTTCACATCTCCCGTTATTAATCCCGATGGAAAGGTTACACCATGCTGCTGGGTTACGAGCAGGGAAAATGTTTGGGGAGATTTAACGAAAGAGTCTTTCGAAGAAATCTGGTACAATGACAAATATGTGTATTCGCGAAGCTTATTCGGCAAAATGAACTATCAAGGCGAGACTGACCATACCATTTGTACCAATTGTGAGATTTTCAAAAGGGTAAGGTAGAATCTGTAATCATGCCTGGCTGTCTTACCGCAAATGGACGCTAGGAATATTTAAATCAATATTGTAATCTTAGCGTGTCTTTTGGACCTTGACGGTTAAAGTCGTTTCCCACTTGAGAAAGACTCTAATCAGGACAGTACTCGACCTCGAATATTCTTCCTTCTTGAATAACATTTCAGTATAATTCAGAAAAGTAAAGGCGCCAGGCGAATGAAGTTTTCAGTAGTGATACCTGCCTTCAATGAAGATGCGCAAATCGCACCGGCTGTCCACGCCGTTCAATCTCAGGTCTTAAAGGACGGTGACTCTCTTGAAGTCATAGTCGTCGACAACAACTCCAGCGATGGAACCCGCAATGCTGCGGTCATCGCACTGGGAGGAAAAGGGAAAGTTGTGTCAGAGAAACAGCCCGGGCCGAATTTTGCGCGGCAGCGGGGATTCCTGGAATCGACCGGCGATGTGATTTGTTTTATCGACTCCGATTGTAGGATCCCTGACGATTGGATCGCAAGCATCAGGGTTGAGATTGAGAAGGGGGCGATAGCAGTGAGCGGTCCGTATTTCTACGGCTTCTCCACCGGATATCAACTTTGGTTGAACAAGTTGTATACGCGGGTAATATTGCCCGCGTTGCCGTCCGTCCTGAGGGTTCTCTTCTGGCGCAGGGCGGCCATCTTGATCGGCGGCAACTTCGCGGCAACTCGCGAGGCTCTGCATAAAATCGGCGGCATACCTCCCATCAAGTTCTGGGGCGATGACGCCGTGCTGGCAATGATGCTGGCACGCTCGGCGGGTAAGGTTAAGTTTTCACAGAAGGTATGGGCTCAGTCTTCACCCAGGCGCTTCGACGAGTCGGGATTCTGGAGAGTGAACTACGAATACGCCAGGGCTTACTTCCATGCCTTCTTTACTAAAGATTGCTCGACGTTTGTGCATTCCGTGAAAATTGGTGAGCGCGTCTGAATCCCGGGCCTTGGGACAGTTCAACTGTCGAAACACGGGGCGAAGACCGAAACCATCCAGCATCAATGCGACATTCAAAGAGTTGAACCCGATCACCGGAAATATTCTTTGAACAGATCTAATTTACTGAGAGCGGTCGTAGGTGTGCTCATCGCGGCCTTGTTCATCTATTTCGCTTTTAGAGGGATATCTTTCTCTTCGTTGCTCCACGACTCGCTGAAGGCCAACTTCTACATACTCCTCCTGACTGTTATCGTAGTCGTTCTAAGCCATTTCATCCGCGCGCTCAGATGGCGCGTGATAATTCGGGAGCTCAAGGAGGAAGTCTCGCTGGTCAACGCCTGGGGCAGCATAACGGTTGGGTACCTCTTCAATAACTTCCTCCCCCAGCTCGGCGAGATTGTGCGCGGGTACATTACCGGGCGGCTTGAGGAAGTGAGAGTCAGCGGCGTATTCGGGACGATAGTCCTGGAAAAACTCTTCGACATGATCTCCTCCGGGATACTCTTCGGCGTGGCCCTGTTCCTCTATCACGGTGGGCTCACTGAGTCCTTCCCGTTCCTCCGCGTCGCAGGCGTGTTGCTCGTCGCCGGGTCGCTAGTGGTCGGCGGATGTCTTTACATGTCTTCGATTTCGGACAGAGTCCAGCGCATGCTCCTTCATATCGTGGAGTTCATCCTTCCCCGGAAATTTGCTCTTAAGGTCGATTCCGCGATCCTGTCCTTTCTAGCATCGTTCAGACTTCTCCGGTCAGGAAAGCGGGTCGGTGCCGTTGCGATTTATACGGCAGTGATGTGGATCGTTTATATATTCGCCATGTACATCCCCTTTTTCGCTTTTTCCTTCGGTACGAGATTGCACCCCACTTTCTTCGACGCGTTCCTCCTGATGCTCGTGAGCTCTATAGCATGGAATTTGCCGAGTCCCGGCGGGATGGGAGTCTACCATTTGTTCGTCTCCCAGGCCCTGGTCATAATATCAGGAGTACCGAAGGTTGAGGCATTAGCTTACGCGTCTCTGACATATCTGTTCGGATACGTGGAGATTACGATCGTAGGTTCAGTTTTCGTTTTGATTTTCGCGCACAGGCTGAAGATTAATACGCTCGGCAAGCTGATTAGAACCGAAGAGACGACTGGCGCGACCTGAGACGGTTCAGCCCGGCCTTTAACCAGTTCGTATCGGCGTCAATTTCCTCTGATAATCTCGGGTAATGCATAGGTTTCTTTATCCAACCGCGAAAGGGTAATCTGTAGTTGCGAAGTACGATTCGCGACTCTCAATTCCATTATTTCAATTTTCTTTTGCAGCAGTCGAATGGTTTGAACTGACGGTAGTTTCTGTTTGACTAATCCGCCTGAATTTATCTCGTGTCAAATAGAGATGGGAGAAAAACTCCTTCTTCGAAGGACTTTTTCTCCCGTTAAGTCAGAATGAGGATTGGAATTATGAAAACCAAAAATGCTTCTGCATATCATGCAGCCGTTCTATAAGCGGCGGTAATGAAGGGCGTGAATAACCCCACCAAATTCACATTGGAACATAACCATCCCAACCCATTCAACCCGACAACAAAGAAAAATTATCAGCTGCCAGCGAGTAGTCATTTCATGCTGATAGTATATGATGCGCTCGGCAGAGGGGTTAAGACGCTCGTGGACGAACAAAAAAGCGCATGATCTTATCAGGTGACATTTGATGGATCTTGGCTTGTAAGCCGAGTTTATTTTTATCGGATTCAGGCTGGCCTATTTACTGCAACTAAAAGGTTTGTACTGATAAACTCGGGATTAATGGAAAGTCCGTGGCCAGGTTCCCTTCATGGCTGATCGTGGCGGCTCTTTCTATTCTTGGCTGTCAGTTTATGCGTTTCAAAGAACAGATACTTGCAACGTCAAATCGGGTGACCTGCCCCCAGAGAGTGAAACATTTTGAACTTTGTAAAAAGTAGATTGTGGTACCAGGGAGATGATAGGCGACAGCTGAACCTGTGGAGAACCACAAGCAGGTGAAAAAATAGCAGTCCCCAAAACAGAGACTGCCATGATTTCACTTCCCATTCAGAATCGTCTTAATGATGTGTCGATTACCAATCCCTTTTGATTCTCCATTCCACGTTTTTCTCCGTTTCCGTGTAACAAATTTTTCCCACTCATCATTCGCAAATGGAGATTAGCAATATGTACCACTCCACTTGGCTAGACGAAATACCTTGCAATTTGCTTCCTGATTGGAGTTTCTTTCGAATTTGGCAGGACTCTCCCGCTAAAGTTTTTCATTTTTGCTCCATTATGAAAATGTAACGAAGGATTACGGTTTTGCTATCAGAAACACCTTCTATCGTGAGAAAGATCTCAAAACATCGGAAATTGGGCAGAAGATCTTCGGTGCGAATATTGCACCAACGTGTAGCGGACGGTCCCACCGCACACGGCAGCGGTCGAAGAGTGGATTGTAAATCCTTGGAATGCAAGATCCGCTCGATTATTTTATTTAGCCGTGTGGTGCGCACTGCGCCATGTCCCGCAAGT
The window above is part of the Candidatus Kryptoniota bacterium genome. Proteins encoded here:
- a CDS encoding DUF2723 domain-containing protein gives rise to the protein MNCPNGSQQKRNLNRYIAFSIFVLSFALYALTAQESVSFWDCAEYAATAPALEVPHPPGAPLFVLVGRFAMMGTFVNDPAFRINLVSSLASALAVMLLYLIGVKVISRWEGFPTDTRGAVLVFGSAGIGALTLAVSDTFWFNAAESCLFASAIFFIALMIWLALVWYEKWKEPGASRYLLIVAYVLGLSCGIHQLCLLAFFPLAAIIFFRYFEFEWKRFLKFLVVTGAAFAVIYPGIVRWIVSALSGNLSIGPIDIENSSLVKLTPILGVIGAIYFTRLAVRRKNLLVSSALTAALMIVLGYSTYALVVVRANAFPPINENSPVNMARLSSYIGRDQYGKQPSVWPRRWSSEPQYQKSYEKYSSDLDYFWNYQLGHMFFRYIGFNFIGRQGDAQDSSVELLGNHGRSKSENYGYPASYYGIPFLLGLFGLWYIFEQDWKFGLVFLTMFVMMGFALAVYFNMAEPQPRERDYFFVGAFFVYALWIGIGASGLLKSSIQKFGWVTRKTGVTVLLTGLVLTAGPLNMFRENLFSHDRHRNFSALDVSYDILQSCPPNTILFTGGDNDTFPLWYLQEALGVRTDVRVVCLSLSNTGWYLLQLKHETPHGSPQVPIGLSDPQIEEIANAGAIQWESKKIRMAVPADVYRKFGIEDSSASYKSYIEYTLQPTLQFGDIHALRVQDIMVNNIVSTNKWNRPVCFTTLTPPSDFIGLQGYFRRIGLVYEVTPVPDNGSYFDAMDVSLMKKCLFSDNAKIVDGQKYGFIYEGLNISGVYYDSNARNTISAIRDSFLTLAIYYQAHGDLTNSLSVLNEMEKRIPLAAIPMDYRLTEYISRLYFALGDKSHFREYADSAERGALAAIDYSQSGNEDAYGVLLNIYTMEVDYSKSLALLKKLQSMYPGDPGIASRISVLESQVSKSKDSVGNR
- a CDS encoding tetratricopeptide repeat protein gives rise to the protein MLGLVLNAKGQDSYDILVGKGRDLAYNVRFEEAESLFTEAARISPGRAESYFNIAQVHLWLFLWTNNRGEYETFTRWYDSTVTKSEKIIDSNPGDYRATYLLGETYQLRAIAGVAAHSYLDAFWATKSASGSFERTLKLAPDFYDAYRGAGEIHYFLDFLPGSVKWAITLFGMEANKAKGFSELRLAHEKGTLDKVKSALSLAQIYSDYVAEYDSAEILMRELVTRFPRNPLFNYHLAVILIREGRLHEAEKHLDTILNLNDPDFAVLNNLSVFLKGDIHFKLNDFRNAVKYNKMFLENTKEPDYSGIANYRLAVSYRAIGNDSLMKKSLSDAMHGNDRIYDDAQAKSRSKLFLKRGISSDELMTIEMKNNIDAGEYENVYSTLMPVVDQIQDMDARAEAFLLLSESAIHMGEFSEGTRFATMADSIDRGDDERIEPMSWYLTALGNYRLGDLSGARRSLRKVKDTSEYGSNNILSARVNNLERHLNPR
- a CDS encoding radical SAM protein; translation: MINCLLVASSKITGYGAFLMTQPNGGLSSLAANVNREICKVKILDLVAVRFNAKSYFTKYITKNHFDVIGFSAMVFQYAEMLELAKIAKKINPNVKTVLGGYHATVAYEEVLQSNDTDYLDFIVSGEGEVAFRKLTEALYHGTSCDKIPGVSFKKDGRIVQNPPDELLNLDDIELPNRDCRVIKNKNFRLFGYQTDVVETSRGCTFTCSYCTITKMYGRSFRQFSNERVLRDIQAAKDHGAKAIFFTDDNIVLNKTHFEELCNGIIDRGLNDIKYLTQASVQGFSRNPYLTKLMRKAGFEWVFLGIESDSDDSLKFFKKDNQFETSETETVVRALQENDIFVFGGFIVGNPSDDKESLWRTYEYTKKLRLDATLFFTLTPYPGTELRKQLLEGNYITNLDDYSYYDCINTNIRTDHLDSYALYRVIDSMNHMTFTDGGVYRRIWKRYPLFFVKTLLMMIYHYPDWVFHHFTRGRFLEGKRRKEFALRMQSAGLAGNVSAQGKG
- a CDS encoding capsule assembly Wzi family protein, with the translated sequence MRNLGRGILRHIVVLSILLPVVSMAQTELVPVDHKVYPFLETMSMKGLIDYNSASIPISRGEVASYLKDIAKAKEKLSPTERKILADVMVEFRYDIDKSMDESYSFLHEFKLDSVLQIFSNDKQKYLASYADSNFSLFLDGIGAVSYRNFDAKSFQKAQLSLFEIGPRLRGTLYDNLAFYVQVTEGQSFSGSKYARQVATGYDPSLAASTKFVDDKFITAFNAGYMRYETANHAVSLTIGRDNFEMGNGYIDKLFISDNIPPFDFGKLDIDYKFFRYSFFYGNLQGDSLGAPLTSKSILGHRLDIELSRSFRFGLFESLILSNVPFSFTYLNPASVIESENLGTHEDPLSNALIGFDCEFRPHTNIGIQLSFLIDDLNTSTLGKKTPAGNDNKFGYQAGFMYVEPFGLNDLSASVEYTRIDPFVYSHRTNMSNYTNWGISIGAALPPNSDEVAFKLGYYLTNRITLNFLYKHQRSGEGFLDVNGNPTFSDRGIITRNFGGDVNRGDLDFKYTNVFLMGFRVNRDIFDISTRIEPVRQYFLDISYSLQSIDQLYLSKASIDQFLYVTASTDF